The sequence CGACGCCTGGGCCGTGCAGACCAGTCGCACCGCCGTACGCGAGCCCAGGCCCGTGCTCGGCCTGGCCGTCGTCACCGGCGAGGCGAGGGTGCGCGGGACGCAGGGGGACGGCGGCGACCCGCTGTCCGTCTTCGGGTCTCTCGTGGAGCGCTGTCAGACGCTGCTCTCCAGCGCCATGGGCGGCGAGATCGTGGTCTGCGACCGGACACGGCGGGCAACCGATGCCGCGATCGTCTATAGGCCGGCCGGCGGATCGCCGGACGACTGGCAGGTCGAGGGCGTACGGGGCGTGAGCGGCCGTTCCGACGGTGACGCCTCCAGTACCTGTCATGACATCGAACTCGGCCTGGCGCAGGGACTGCTGGAGTGGTCACTGCGCCGTCGGGCGACGCATCTGGTCACCGTGCTGGGGGACCCCGGAGCGGGCAAGAGCCAGTTCCTGGAGGACTTGAGGGGAAGCTCGGCCGCACACCGGGAGGGGGCGCAATGGCTGATCAGCCGTGTCTCCGCGTCAGTCGGCAACGACGCCATGGCGGTGCTGAGGAGCATGGTGTCCACGCTGTGCCGGATCTCGCCGGAGGACTCCCCGGCCACGGTCCACGGCACGTTGTCGGAGGCCCTGCACAGATGGAGTGACTTCGAGGCGGAGCGCAGATGGCTGAGTGCCAGACTGGGCGCCGTGCTCGGACTGAAGAGCAAGGAGAGCATCGGGTGCGGCACCGTGGACGCGCTCGACGGCTGCCAGCGATTCCTCACCAACGTCGCGCTCCGCGAACCCCTCGTCCTGGTCTTCGACGATGTGCACCGCGCACACGACGACGTGCTGGACTTCATCGAGGGACTGGCCTCCCTGCCGGTGCCCGTTCCCCTCTTCGTGATCGTCACCGGCCGTTCCGAACTGCTCCGGCGCCGGCCCGAATGGGGCGGCGGACAGCGTCACACCACCTTCACGCTCACTTCCCCCTCTCCGTCGACGGGCTTGCGGTCGGCGAACGGACCGCGTCCCGGGGGGCATCGGATCGGACCGAGCTCCGATGGGCGTCGGGCGGGATACGCCGCTGTCTCCGGGGTGGCCGGTCCGACCGGATTTCCCTGTTGAGCCGTACCCCGGCGGGAACCCTCTGTCCGAAGGGCGCGAGCGACGGCTTGGCCGCCTTCCGGGTCCTCACGGGCCGGGGTCCGTCCGCACGCTGACCCATGGGCCGTTTGCGCTACGCCGCTCCCTTGCCGTGCGACGGAAACGGGCCGCTTTATTTCGGCCACGTCCACCGAATCTCGATCGGTCTCTCCAGAATTCAGAGTGGCCGTGCCGTCGGCATGGCACGAATCCCGAACCGGTCGACGTCAGGAGAGAACCATGCGCACCAAGCCCTGGAGACCTCGTCCGGCACATCCCGCCCCGGCGATATCGCCGACAACGGAAGACGTGAATCACCCGGGAATCATGGTGCTGTCGCGTTTCACCGCCGGTGCCTTCGGATCCATCTCCGGGCATTACGCCGGACTCTGCCCGCCACGATGTGCTCACTGGCCGGATGAGCAGGGCGACATACGCGAGGAGGAGCGGCGAAGCCCGCACTGAAGGAACAGGGGTGCCCCGGCTGCCCGGTGCACCGGTGCGGCGGGCTCCTGCACTCAAGGCGCCGGAAACGGCCGGCCCTCAGCGAGACGGAGGAATCCCCATGCCCGTGATCACGCCCCGGCCCCCTCCCTCAAGTTACCGACGCTGCGGTCACCGGCTGGGACACCGTCTTCGGACGTAGGGTCTTCGTGCACGCGTACGACTTCCGGATTATCGGAGGCGCACTGGGCGAGGCCCACCCCGCCAAGATCCGCAAGTTCATGGACATGGCGTCGGCGGTGGGCCCGCCGCCGGCGTCCCTGAACGACGGGGCCGGCGCCCGTATCCAGGAGGGTGCGACAGCACCCCGGCGCGGGCCCCGTCGCTCTCGGAGCCCCCGGTGGGGGATTCCCCGCTTACCGTCGATATCGAGCCAACCCCGCCGAGTCCGTCCTCGGGCGGCCGAAGCGGGTCGGACCGGACGCGTCGGCGGCCGCCGCGGTGTGCAGGAGCTGCCCGAGTCGCTCCGCGAGGGCTCACCGGCGATCAGCGGGAACGTGCGGGGGACCTCTTCCCAAAACCTTGGAAGCGGTCCAGAATCGGCCCCCCGCGACTCGCTTTCGGAGCGTCGTCGCGCAAGGTTCGGCACGGCATGATGTGGAAGGATCTTCCCGAGCACATCACCCAAGGGCCGCGCTCCCGGAGCCTCACCGGCGTGCGCCCGAGTACCTGAAGGCCGGAGTACGGGAGAGGGCGGTATGCGCACTGGGCGACGACGACGGCACACCGCTTCCGCCCCCGCACGGACTGCCGGACCCGCGCTTCACCGGAGCGGCCGGGACGGCCCCTTCCCGGGGTGAAGTCGTCATCCACGGGCGGTGGTTCACGGGCCGTACCGGTCACGGCAGGCACACCGCCCGTGCCACATGTCAGCACCTGGACTAGGAGAACCCGGCATGGACTTCGGACTCGTCCTCCAGACCGACCCGCCCGCCTCGACGGTGGTCGGTCTCATGCGCCGTGCCGAACGCAACGGCTTCCGTTACGGCTGGACCTTCGACTCGGCGGTGCTCTGGCAGGAGCCGTTCGTCATCTACAGCAGCATCCTGGAACACACCGAGCGGCTGATCGTCGGCCCGATGGTCACCAACCCGGGCACCCGTACATGGGAGGTCACCGCCTCCACCTTCGCCACCCTCAACGACATGTACGGCAACCGCACCGTCTGCGGCATCGGGCGCGGCGACTCCGCGATGCGCGTCGCGGGCCGCAAACCCAACACCCTGGCCCGCCTCGGCGAGGCGATGGACGTCATCCGTGATCTGGCGGAGGGCCGGGAGGCCACCGTCGACGGCCGGCCGATCCAGATCCCGTGGGTGAAGGACGGCAGCCTGCCGGTCTGGATGGGGGCGTACGGTCCCAAGGCGCTGGCCCTGGCCGGCCGGAAGGCCGACGGGTTCATCCTCCAGCTCGCCGACCCGTTCCTCACCGAGTGGATGATCAAGGCGGTACGGCAGGCGGCGGCCGACGCCGGCCGCGACCCGGACTCGGTCACCATCTGCGTCGCCGCCCCCGCCTATGTGAGCGACGACCTCGACCACGCCCGCGAGCAGTGCCGGTGGTTCGGCGGCATGGTCGGCAACCACGTCGCCGACCTGGTGTCCCGCTACGGCGAGCACTCCGGCCTGGTCCCCGAGGCCCTCACCGCGTACATCGCCGGGCGGTCCGGCTACGACTACAGCCACCACGGCCGCACCGGCAACCCGGACACGGCGTTCGTGCCGGACGAGATCGTCGACCGGTTCTGTCTGCTGGGCCCCGCCGAAGCGCACATCGAGAAGCTCCGGGCCCTGCGTGACCTGGGAGTCGACCAGTTCGCCGTGTACAACATGCACGACGCACGCGAGGCGACGATCGACGCCTACGGCTCCGAGATCATCCCGGCCCTGTCGGCCTGACCGGCACACCCGTCCGCTTCCCCCGCCCCCACCGCACCCACCGCACCCGATCCCCGCCCCCGCGCGCAGGTCACCCGCCCCCGCGTAGACCCGAACCAGCCCCGCACGGCACCGCTCCCGAGCGAAGGGTCCAGCCGCCATGACCGCAACCGTCCCACCCACCCCACCGCAGGACCCGATACCCGCCCCGTCCGATCGCGTCGAACTCGCCCACGGCCACGTTCCCGACGACCCCCGCTTCGCCAACGCCGACCTCCTGCCCGTCCCCCTGGAGCGGCGCACCTGGACGACGTACAACTTCGCGGCCCTCTGGATCGGCATGGCCCACAACATCCCGTCCTGGCTGCTCGCCTCCGGTCTGGTGGCGCTCGGCATGGACTGGAAACAGGCCGTCTTCACGATCGCACTGGCCAACCTGATCGTGCTCGCACCGATGCTGCTCACCGGGCACGCCGGACCCAAGTACGGCATCCCCTTCCCGGTGCTGGCCCGTGCCTCCTTCGGGCTGCGCGGCGCCAACCTGCCCGCCCTGATCCGGGCGGCCGTCGCCTGCGCATGGTTCGGCATCCAGACCTGGATCGGCGGCGTCGGCGTCTTCACCCTGCTCGGCAAGATCTTCGGCGGCTGGGCGGAGGCCGGCGAGATCGGCGGCCAGCCATGGACGCTGTGGCTCTGCTTCGTCCTCTTCTGGGCGCTCGAACTCGCCATCATCCACCAGGGGATGGACACCCTGCGCCGGTTCGAGAACTGGGCGGCTCCGTTCGTCCTCGTCGGCGCCGTCGTCCTGCTGGTGTGGGTCGCCGTCAAGGCGGGCGGATTCGGTCCGCTGCTGGACCAGCCCTCCGCGCTCGGCTGGGGCAAGGACTTCTGGCCGGTCTTCTTCCCGTCCCTGATGGGAATGATCGCCTTCTGGGCCACGCTCTCGCTGAACATCCCCGACTTCACCCGCTTCGCCGCGGGCCAACGCGCACAGATCCGTGGTCAGTCGCTCGGCCTGCCGACCACCATGACCTTCTTCGCCCTGCTGTCGGTCTTCGTCACCTCCGGCTCGCAGGCCGTGTACGGGGTGGCCGTCTGGGACCCGGTCCAGCTCGTCGCCAAGACGGACAACGTGTTCGGGCTGCTCTTCGGGCTGATCACGGTCCTCATCGCGACGATCTCGGTGAACATCGCGGCGAACGTCGTCTCACCCGCGTACGACCTGGCGAACCTCGCGCCGAAGCTCATCAACTTCCGTACCGGCGCCCTGATCACGGGCGTCGTCGGCGTCCTCATCATGCCGTGGAAGCTCACCGAGACCCCCGAGCTGTACATCTTCACCTGGCTCGGACTGGTCGGCGGACTCCTCGGTACGGTGGCGGGCATTCTGATCGCCGACTACTGGATCATCCGCCGCACCGTGCTGGACCTCGCCGACCTCTACCGGCCCGGCGGACGCTACTGGTACACCAACGGCTGGAACTGGCGGGCCGTCGCCGCCTTCGCCCTCGGCGGTGTCCTGGCCGTGGGCGGCTCCCACTCGGCCCCCGGCAAGGGCCCCTTCCCGTCCGACGGGCTGATCCCGTTCCTGAAACCGCTCGCCGACTACGGCTGGGCGGTCGGTCTGGCCTCGTCGCTCGTGCTGTACGCGGTGCTCAGCCGGAGGGACCGCGCCCCACGGGGGTGAGGGGCCCTCAGGGGCGAACGGGGCGGGACCGGGCGGCGGCCGGATTCGGGGGCCGGTGAAACGGCACGGTCAGACGGGCGAGGTCGTCCGCCCCAGCAGTGCGTTGACATCCACCGTCTCGTCCGCCGGGGGAGTGGCCGTGGGCACCGGCTTGTCGAAGGCGGAGAAGCCCACGACCGCGTCCGCGGACGGGCCCTTCACGGTGAGCCGCACCGGATAGGGCTTGCCTTCGGTGGCCACGTACCACGTCAGTGTGTCGCCGTTCCTGGTCCGGATCAGCGGGATGACGGGGGAACCGGCGAGCCGCGTCTCCTTGCCCTTGACCAGCGTCCCCCGGTCGGATCCGGTCTTCGCGTTGTCGGAGATCAGCCGGCGGAAGGTGTCGAGATCGCAGGCCCTGGTCACGTCGCCCAGCCTCGGGTCGGTGGCCGAAGCCTTGATGTACCGGCCGGCGACGATGGCCTCGAAGGCCGAGCCGCCGATCGGCACCTGGTTCTTCCAGAACGCCGAGTCGGGCTTCAGCCATACCGTGTCACCGCGCTTGACGATCTTCAACGAGCCTTCGTCGTCGCCGAGGTCGACGCCGCCCGCGCAGTTGCCGTCCCGGTCGAGGACGAGATCCAGCGTCATCGGCGAGTCCGCCCTGCCGAGGTCGCCGCGCGTGTTCAGGTGCAGCGAGTGCACCCCGAGAAGCGCGTCACGGGAACGATCGGCGATCTGCTGTGCGCTGAGCGAGCCGATGTCGTCATCGGCGTGCGCCACGGCGCCGCTGGTGAGGGTGAGTGCGACGACTGCCGCACCTGCGGCCGTGCGTGCGGCCATGCGGTGACGGGTCACGTGGCCTCCTTCGAAAGGGCCCGTCGAGGGCCGTTCAGGGTGCGCGATCCGTGTGATCCGTGATGTCGAGCGTACGCCCGCGGGGTGAGGAGCGCGCGACGGTGTGTACGGAGGGTGAAGCCCGGTGGGGTTTTCGCTCACGCACGGTGGGGGAGAGCTCTCCGGAGGCTGCTACGGCCTCGGAGGAAACGGCCTCGGAGGAAACGGCCTCCGGGAAACGGTCCCGGCGGAGGCCGGAGCCCGGTGCGGGGCGTATCGCCTCGGGGCCGGAGAGATCCGGACGCATCCGTGTCCCGGCAGCCCGCGGCCCGCCGTGCGAAACGCTTGAGCGGGTGACCCCCGCTTCGTTACCCTCCAGTAAGTTCGTGCGGGCGGAACCGGGAGGACCGGTGGATCCGGCGGACACGAGGGAGGCGGCAGCCCATGTCCTCAACGGAACCCACGGACCGGACCGGACCGAGCACCCCGCCGGTACCGGCAGCGGTACCCGCACGGGCAGCGGCATCGGAGCCGTCACCGGCACCCGCACCGCCCGGACTGGCCGACAGCGCACGGCGACTGGCCGACGGCCGCACCTCCTCCACCGCCCTCGTCGCGGCCGCCCTCGCCCGGATCGAGGCCACCCAGGGCACCCTCAACGCCTTCCGGCACCTCCGGGCCGAAGCCGCGCTCGCCGAAGCGGCCGAAGCCGACCGGCGGCTCGCGGCGGGCGAACGGCTGCCGCTGCTCGGCGTACCGGTCGCCGTCAAGGACGACACCGATGTCGCGGGCCTGCCCACCCACTTCGGCTGCGACGGGGACCTGCCCCCGGCCGCCTCCGACAGCGAGGCGGTCCGCAGGCTGCGCGCAGCCGGGGCCGTCATCGTCGGCAAGACCAACTCCTGCGAACTGGGCCAGTGGCCGTTCACCGAGGGCGCGGCCTTCGGCGCCACCCGGAACCCGTGGAACACCGGGCACACCCCGGGCGGTTCGTCCGGTGGCTCCGCTGCGGCCGTGGCCGCCGGACTCGTCCCCGCCGCGCTCGGCTCGGACGGAGCCGGCTCCGTCCGCATCCCCGCCGCGTGGACCCATCTCATCGGCATCAAACCGCAGCGCGGCAGGATCTCCACGCACCCCCACAGCGACGCCTTCCAGGGCCTCACCGTCAACGGCCCCCTGGCCCGTACCGTCGCCGATGCCGCCCTCCTCCTCGACGCGGTCGCCGGACCGCACCCCGACGACCCGCACCGACCGCCCGCCGTCAGTGCCTCGGCCGCCGCCCTCCGCGACCCCGGCCGCCTGCGCATCGCGCTCGCCTGGCGGCCGCCGCTCACCCTCACCGGCGCCGGCCCGCACCCGGAGGTGCGCCGGGCCGTCACCGCACTCGCCGAGGCCCTCGCCCGCCTGGGCCACCATGTCGAGGAGGCCCGTCCCCGCTACGGGCTGATCGGCCTCGCCTTCGTCCCCCGCGCCACCACCGGGATCGCCGAATTCGCCGCCCGCCACCCCGACCCGGCCCTCCTGGACCCGCGCACCCGCAGCGCCCTGCGCACCGGC is a genomic window of Streptomyces sp. NBC_01237 containing:
- a CDS encoding TIGR03842 family LLM class F420-dependent oxidoreductase — translated: MDFGLVLQTDPPASTVVGLMRRAERNGFRYGWTFDSAVLWQEPFVIYSSILEHTERLIVGPMVTNPGTRTWEVTASTFATLNDMYGNRTVCGIGRGDSAMRVAGRKPNTLARLGEAMDVIRDLAEGREATVDGRPIQIPWVKDGSLPVWMGAYGPKALALAGRKADGFILQLADPFLTEWMIKAVRQAAADAGRDPDSVTICVAAPAYVSDDLDHAREQCRWFGGMVGNHVADLVSRYGEHSGLVPEALTAYIAGRSGYDYSHHGRTGNPDTAFVPDEIVDRFCLLGPAEAHIEKLRALRDLGVDQFAVYNMHDAREATIDAYGSEIIPALSA
- a CDS encoding amidase — translated: MSSTEPTDRTGPSTPPVPAAVPARAAASEPSPAPAPPGLADSARRLADGRTSSTALVAAALARIEATQGTLNAFRHLRAEAALAEAAEADRRLAAGERLPLLGVPVAVKDDTDVAGLPTHFGCDGDLPPAASDSEAVRRLRAAGAVIVGKTNSCELGQWPFTEGAAFGATRNPWNTGHTPGGSSGGSAAAVAAGLVPAALGSDGAGSVRIPAAWTHLIGIKPQRGRISTHPHSDAFQGLTVNGPLARTVADAALLLDAVAGPHPDDPHRPPAVSASAAALRDPGRLRIALAWRPPLTLTGAGPHPEVRRAVTALAEALARLGHHVEEARPRYGLIGLAFVPRATTGIAEFAARHPDPALLDPRTRSALRTGTRLGGRVVRAARAREVRQHRRIGALFDASGRGFDVLLTPTTAAPPPRIGTFDRLSAWRTDLTMAAACPYAWPWNVLGWPGINVPAGFTRDGLPLGAQLLGPSRSEERLIALAAQLEDDRRWFEHRPPAPAALGVTPVRER
- a CDS encoding NCS1 family nucleobase:cation symporter-1, with protein sequence MTATVPPTPPQDPIPAPSDRVELAHGHVPDDPRFANADLLPVPLERRTWTTYNFAALWIGMAHNIPSWLLASGLVALGMDWKQAVFTIALANLIVLAPMLLTGHAGPKYGIPFPVLARASFGLRGANLPALIRAAVACAWFGIQTWIGGVGVFTLLGKIFGGWAEAGEIGGQPWTLWLCFVLFWALELAIIHQGMDTLRRFENWAAPFVLVGAVVLLVWVAVKAGGFGPLLDQPSALGWGKDFWPVFFPSLMGMIAFWATLSLNIPDFTRFAAGQRAQIRGQSLGLPTTMTFFALLSVFVTSGSQAVYGVAVWDPVQLVAKTDNVFGLLFGLITVLIATISVNIAANVVSPAYDLANLAPKLINFRTGALITGVVGVLIMPWKLTETPELYIFTWLGLVGGLLGTVAGILIADYWIIRRTVLDLADLYRPGGRYWYTNGWNWRAVAAFALGGVLAVGGSHSAPGKGPFPSDGLIPFLKPLADYGWAVGLASSLVLYAVLSRRDRAPRG